A segment of the Fibrobacter succinogenes subsp. succinogenes S85 genome:
AGCGATGAACGAAAAGTACATGTACGGCCAGTACTTCCTCCTCAACAGCTACTATCCGGATCTTTGGGCGAATAATCAGAACCCAACGGCGCCTGTTTACAGCTACAACCCCGAAAAGGCCCGTGCGCTTTTTGCCGAAGCGGGCTACAAGGTGAATGGGGAAGGCGTTCTCGAAAAGGACGGCAAGCCATTTGCGATTAACTTCATCACGAGCCAGGAAGACTTGCGCCACCTCACGCTTTTCCAGGAAGACCTCAAGAAGGTGGGCGTTGTGGCGACCATCGAACAGATGAGCCAGAGCACGCTCCGCAAGCGCTTGGACGATGCGGACTTTGACCTTTACTGGGTGAACTGGGGCGCAGGCCGTCTCCGCGACCCGGAAGCTAGCTGGATTTCTACGACTGCCATGCAGAAGGGCACGAACAACCTCGCTGGTGTTCAAGACAAGGTTGTCGATAGTCTCATCAATTTGCAGAAGACGGAATTCGACCTCGCGAAGCGCAATGAAATCTTGAAGGCGCTTGATAACCGCCTTGCCGAAATTGTCCCGTACGTGCTCATGTGGCAATGCGACCACCACCGCATCCTCTACTGGAACCGTTACGGCACGCCCGAAAAGATTCTCGACCAGTTCAACCGCGAAGATGCAATCCCTGTTTACTGGTGGGTGGATCCGGTCAAGTCCGCTGCACTCGACAAGGCGATGAAATCCGGCGAAAGCCTCCCCATCCCGCCGTTCGATATCCGCTAACTCGCGCGCATCTCGTTGCCGCATCCCGTCATCCAGAGCGCGTTCGCGCGCAGTTCCTTAGCACTTGTCATGCCCGTCCCGGAACAAGTCCGGGATGACAGTCGGGCATCTCCATCTCATCAAATCTTGAAACGCAAAAAGTCCCGGCATCGCCGGGACTTTTCAATAGATGGATAAAGAATCTTAATTAGAACGTAGCGTTGAAAGATGCTTCCAACGTAAGCGACTTTTTAGTGTTGCCGCCCACGTAGATGAGGTAGTCATCATCGCCCAAGCCAAGCGTTACGCACAAGTCAAAGGAGAACGTCTGGTTGATCTTGATGTTTGCACCCACATACGGGTCCACACCGATGTCACCGCTTGTTTCAACGTGCTTGTGACCGTCGTACTTTTCATCGTTCAGCAAAATGTTCATGGTGACGCCGAAGTACGGAGAAATCACCGGAGAAACGTTCGGATCCAATTCTGCATTGAGGGTCAAGGTCATCGGACTCTTAACCTTGTCATCACCTTGAGTCGACATGGAGAGGCCTGCTTCTGTACCGAGAGCGAGAGAGCCGAAGTCCTGGGAATATTGGCCACCGAAATAGAATCCGAAACCGTCATCCGGGTAAATAATCCTGTCCTTACCGGTCGGAAAAGTCACATCAAGGAATGCGGCGACTGTCGGGATAATCTGGTAACGAGCACCAAGAGTCAGGTTCTTCATACCCGTTTTCTTGTCGCTTTCGCCATCGTAGCGGCTAATCGGTCGGAACGGAAGGCTGAGGTAGAGTTCCAAGTTCTGGACCGGAACAAAGCGAGCCTTAGCGCTCAAGTCAAGTCCCTTCCACTTGTCATGAATAATGAAGTCTGCGACTAGCTTGGCTTCGCCTCTCTTTTCTGCCGGGACGGGAAAGTTGCTAAAAGTAGCAAAACTGGTGGATGCAAGAAGAGCTGCACCGATGATGATTTTTTTTAACATATTTACTCCATAGGAAAGAAATTTCCAGTAAATATAGATAAAAACTATAAAATTTGTACAATTTATGTAAACAAAAATAAACCAGCCGGAGTAATCGACTGGTTTTTAAGAATTTTAGACTTTTATTTTTTTATGTCATTAGCCTAAACTAGATGACTAGAACTTGAATTCCAAATCCATGGTAAAGCCGAGTGCGTCACCTTCCATGTCGATTTGAACGCCGTTGTCCTTGGCCTTTTTCTTCAAATCCTGGCTGCGGGCGATAATCTGTCCGTTGATAGACATGTTGTCGCTGACGGCGAATGTTGCGCCAAACCAGAACTTGAACTGGTTGGACCAGTCATCGTGCAAGTCCACGTCCTTGTTGCCGTTGTAGTATTCAGACTTGAAAAGGCGCATCCAGAACTGACCGCCGACCAAGAGCGTCAACGGAGCGGAGGGGAGGGTATAGTCAAATTCACCGCCCAGACGGACTTCAAGTCCTCTTTCCAGGTTGTGGTGTTCAAAACCCCAGAAAACACCTGCTTCGGTTCCGTAAGCGGCACCCTTGATAGCGTTGATGTTGTTGTGGTGTTGGGCGCCGAAGTAGAGGTACATTTCACCGTTGCTCGGAGCGGTCGTGCCAACGCCCTTGACCTTGTCCTTACCGATTGGGAGGTTAAAGTCGAGGAAAAGGTAAAGTTCCGGGTCCAAGGCAAAACGTGCGCCAATCACGAGGTCGCGAAGACCGTTGCCGCCTTCAGAGCAGGCGTCGCAATCCGTTTCGCCCCAGAACTGGTAGCCAAAACCTTGCAGAGAAAGTTCAAATTGCGGAGTCACGTTCATACGGGCGCCGACTCTGAGGCCCATCTGGGACCAGTCATCGTCTGTATCGTAGTAAAGCCCGGCCTTGAAAGAACCCTGACTGTTCTGAAGCAGGCCGAAATAATCCCATGTTGCAAAGCTGGACGAAACAATCACAGCCGCCAAGAGAATAATCTTTTTGATCATTTTAACTCCTATGAAACACCTTGTTGGTTGCCCCTAATTTAGTAAACCGAAGGCCCCAAAGCAATTAAATATTTGTAAGCAAATTTTCATATCCGTGTTGAGTGTCACAATTAATGTTTTTTGCTTACATTGACGGTTGCCAAAGTTGTCTTAAAAATTATTTTTACAAGTAAGAGGTGTGCTGTTATTTGTGGCGCGCAAAAAAGAGGGCTTGAATGAATTATTTAACACGTCTGCTGCTTGGTTTAGGTTTGGCCATCCCGATGTCTGCACTTGCTGCGGAACCCCCGCTGAATTGGGCCAAGTCCGTGTATTTGAATCTTGGCTATAGCGCCGCAGATAACGCTCTTTACCTGAAACAGAAAAATGAAAAATGTACCATCGGATCGGTAAATGAGGATGGCGTTGAATGCGTCAATTTTGCGCAGGTGAAGGCTGATTTCCCCGTGTCGGATGCTTTCGTTAAAGTACTTCGTATGGATCTTGGTGGGAACAAGTTTGGATTTCGATGGAGAACGAATCCCGATCCCGATATGAAACAGTCATCCACCTTGGTCTTGGCGTCCGATCTTGATTTCCATGAGCTTCAAGCCGGGGTCTGTGTAGAAGATCATTTCGCGCCTGATTTTACAGGAAAGGTATTTGATGGTAGCGGCTATATTATTTCAAATCTCTGCAAGACCATCGATGACCAGACGGGTTCCTCGGTAGGCTTGTTTAAGGAGATTTCTAATGCTATCGTTAAGAACGTGGCTTTTTCAGATGTGCAATTTGTGACTTCGACGTTGAACCCTTCTGACTTGGGAACTAAGTATTACCCTGTTGGGGCGCTTGCCGGAAAAATTTATAAGAGCGAAGTGAATGGCGTTGATTTGAATAATGTGGTCATCCAGGGGCCGCTCGCCGGTGGTCTTGCCGGTGTCATTGAGGAATCGTTGATCTCGAACTTTTATGCGTATGGAACTAATAACGTAGTAAAAGTTTCAAATGAAATCCAAGTGATCGATGGCTATGTCGGAGAATGTGAAGGTTGTGGTATTTCATATACTAATGGGTATAAGGCCCTTGTTGGCGGTCTTGCCGGTGTTACTTACCAAACCTCTTTTGACAACATCAATTTGCAGGTCGATGTCCGAAACAAGGCTGCTGTTGACTTGTCGAGCGTGGGTGGCCTTGTGGGCTTGTATGTCACCAAGGGTAACCAGAACTATGAAGACTACAAAGAATTTAAAATCAATAAGATTTCTATCAAGGGACCCAACACCGCGACGGGGCCTGTTGTTGCTGGTGGTATATCAATGGGTGGCTTGCTTGGCGAAGTTAAGCGAATTGATTCGAATAACTACCCTAAATCAAGTTTGATTATCCAGGAGGCAAAGGTCGAAAATCTGAAAGCTTCGCAAAGCATATTCAAAATGACTTTGCCTAAAGCGACTTATCTTGGCGGCCTTATAGGGAACGGTGATATATGCAATAGTGGAAAGCTTGAAATATCGAACGCTTCTGTAACGGATTTCGAGATAACAGAAGCCGTAAAGAATAATGGAATTTATCAGTATTATATTGGAGGCATTGCCGGTTACGCTGGGTGTGACCATGTGAATAATTCGTCATCGACTGATTTGTATTTGACTCTTACAAAATCGAAGGCTACAGGTTCAATTAATCTGAGTGCTAAGGAACCCGACATTGCGTCGACCGCTGAAGTTCATGTATCGGCTTCGATTGGTGGCCTTGTGGGTGCTGCTGTTATTGCCGGAAACGAAGATGCTGTGGCTGAGAACGAAATAAGCGTTGGCGTTACTTACGATGTAAAGAAAACGAATACTAAAATAGCCGAAGCTTCGGAGAAGGTTTATATTGGCGGTGCGTTTGGTACTGTGAATACGTATAATTCGTCGGCGGTGGTAAAAGGCTTGCGTACTACAAACTACATCAAGGTTGTCGATGATGGTGTTGACTCCTATGTGGGTGGAGTTATCGGTAAATTCCCTTTGGTTAGCAGTGGTAATTCAAAGATTTCGTTTAAGGATGTTCAGGTTGGGCCGAGAAGTTCAAAAAAATCAATTCTTTTGGACTATGAAGCTTATGGTACTCCTGGATATGATAGTTATGCCTCTGTGGGTGGCCTCTGCGGAGATTGTTCCCTGATTGGCGAAATTGTACAAAGTTCGGTCAAGGGACATTTTAACAAACTAGATGGTGCTAACGGATCTTTTGAGAAAAAGGCCTTTAGCCTAGGTGGTCTTGTCGGTAAATCAAGGGCTGCAGAAGCAATAACTGTAAAGAATACCTATTCGAATGGTAACATTTCTGATGGGTTTGCCGTTGAAAAAGCTGATGAAGAAGCTCCCAAAAATAAAGTGGGTTACTTGTTTGGCGAAATCCCGGGAATTCAAGGACAAAAAGAATCCATACTTATTTCGAATTTCCATTATGGTGTAGATAACGTTGCTGCTATTGGTGATGCGGATGGTTCCAGTGTTAAGAACTTTACAGAGGGCAATTTTGGCGAATTCACCGCTACAAATAATGTGCGCAATGGTGCAAAAACGGAATTGACGGCTAAAAATAACGGCTATGTCTCTAAAGACTATATGGAATCGTCAAATTTTGCGGCGTTCCTGAACAGCCTCTGGACTGAATCCGAAGATATGGTGTGGGCCTATTCTAATGATGCGGGGGGATTGCCGTTCTTTGGAACTCCATCGACGGAGCAGATTGTCTCAACGGTTCCTGTAGTGTTCAAGGATGGAGATGCTGTTCTATCAGTCAAAATTGGTGATAAAGTTGTTGATGTCCAGAATGTGAAAGTGGGTGATGCCGCCGTGGCTCCTGCAACTCCTGCGCCGAAGGATGGCAAGTGCTTTGACAAGTGGAGCGAAGACTATACTCACATCATGGCTGCGGTAGATATTCTTGCCCAATATAAGGTTTGCACGTATACAGTTGTGTTTACAAATGAAGATGGGACGAAAATATTTGATACGCAGACGATTGAATACAACAAAAATGCAACCGCTCCTACGGATCTAGAATTGCCCGAAGGCCAGTGCTTCGACAGCTGGGACGGAACTTATACAAGTGTAAAGTCTGATTTGACCATTAAGGCCAAAACTGCTCCTTGCACCTATACGGTTAAATTTACAGATGAAGCCGGAATAATGGTTTTTAAGACGCAGACTGTTGAATACAACAAAAATGCAACGGCTCCTACGGATCTAGAATTGCCCGAAGGCCAGTGCTTCGATAGCTGGGACGGAACTTATACAAGTGTAAAGTCTGATTTGACCATTAAGGCCAAAACGGCTCCTTGCACCTATACGGTTAAATTTACAGATGAAGCCGGAACAAAGGTCTTTAAGACGCAGACTGTTGAATACAACAAAGATGCAACCGCTCCTACAGATCTAGAATTGCCCGAAGGCAAGTGCTTCGATAGCTGGGACGGAACTTATACAAATGTAAAGTCTGATCTGACCGTCAAGGTGAAGACTAAAGCTTGCGGAAATTCCAGCAGTT
Coding sequences within it:
- a CDS encoding transporter; amino-acid sequence: MLKKIIIGAALLASTSFATFSNFPVPAEKRGEAKLVADFIIHDKWKGLDLSAKARFVPVQNLELYLSLPFRPISRYDGESDKKTGMKNLTLGARYQIIPTVAAFLDVTFPTGKDRIIYPDDGFGFYFGGQYSQDFGSLALGTEAGLSMSTQGDDKVKSPMTLTLNAELDPNVSPVISPYFGVTMNILLNDEKYDGHKHVETSGDIGVDPYVGANIKINQTFSFDLCVTLGLGDDDYLIYVGGNTKKSLTLEASFNATF
- a CDS encoding T9SS type A sorting domain-containing protein, which gives rise to MNYLTRLLLGLGLAIPMSALAAEPPLNWAKSVYLNLGYSAADNALYLKQKNEKCTIGSVNEDGVECVNFAQVKADFPVSDAFVKVLRMDLGGNKFGFRWRTNPDPDMKQSSTLVLASDLDFHELQAGVCVEDHFAPDFTGKVFDGSGYIISNLCKTIDDQTGSSVGLFKEISNAIVKNVAFSDVQFVTSTLNPSDLGTKYYPVGALAGKIYKSEVNGVDLNNVVIQGPLAGGLAGVIEESLISNFYAYGTNNVVKVSNEIQVIDGYVGECEGCGISYTNGYKALVGGLAGVTYQTSFDNINLQVDVRNKAAVDLSSVGGLVGLYVTKGNQNYEDYKEFKINKISIKGPNTATGPVVAGGISMGGLLGEVKRIDSNNYPKSSLIIQEAKVENLKASQSIFKMTLPKATYLGGLIGNGDICNSGKLEISNASVTDFEITEAVKNNGIYQYYIGGIAGYAGCDHVNNSSSTDLYLTLTKSKATGSINLSAKEPDIASTAEVHVSASIGGLVGAAVIAGNEDAVAENEISVGVTYDVKKTNTKIAEASEKVYIGGAFGTVNTYNSSAVVKGLRTTNYIKVVDDGVDSYVGGVIGKFPLVSSGNSKISFKDVQVGPRSSKKSILLDYEAYGTPGYDSYASVGGLCGDCSLIGEIVQSSVKGHFNKLDGANGSFEKKAFSLGGLVGKSRAAEAITVKNTYSNGNISDGFAVEKADEEAPKNKVGYLFGEIPGIQGQKESILISNFHYGVDNVAAIGDADGSSVKNFTEGNFGEFTATNNVRNGAKTELTAKNNGYVSKDYMESSNFAAFLNSLWTESEDMVWAYSNDAGGLPFFGTPSTEQIVSTVPVVFKDGDAVLSVKIGDKVVDVQNVKVGDAAVAPATPAPKDGKCFDKWSEDYTHIMAAVDILAQYKVCTYTVVFTNEDGTKIFDTQTIEYNKNATAPTDLELPEGQCFDSWDGTYTSVKSDLTIKAKTAPCTYTVKFTDEAGIMVFKTQTVEYNKNATAPTDLELPEGQCFDSWDGTYTSVKSDLTIKAKTAPCTYTVKFTDEAGTKVFKTQTVEYNKDATAPTDLELPEGKCFDSWDGTYTNVKSDLTVKVKTKACGNSSSSSSGNTSESSSSSSAGNGGNSSSAGNGNASSSSAGNDSSSSSEDKSSSSSATLNSSSSVNDESSSSIAEHKKYLLEIAEPMATQDGNALRMEFGSQLANASENVNIHIQVVSKNGIYLDTTVNGKAVSDVKNGTWRLDPAPAGRYTVTFTITDGVDSIPVPKTFTSMESREVASHSWQTLSLSAFCREKGDECMSDLEAFFARHRDKAEGDVESETSVYWWDESNPVGDYWQYRKFSVNDKFDSTRGYWYGPIDNEPLVMSLETPDMKDEIVWKLENKYSGWNLVANPFGWYVTLPKEKGLQFYKWDPEVCSYKEPDTLGPYEAIWVRTEKSMTYRIPLKAAIVLEEEKKSLNKSVAAEEWNLRVVLADNNGKRDSWNELAAGKTASTLGEPPAGMGDRVNLSIMDGKKRLVKSVKKNADDLEWDLEVSATTSREGHLSFEGLESVWSKGLRVYATVDNETVEVVKDSPMDVKLSSKAKNVSVRVTKSAVAANVAKNLLKGLHVGQMSNMLNVGFDAASKLAGANVKVSVVGIDGRVVATNRAVAREGSNAVSMKKPKQGVYFVKVKVGSQSAVTRIMVR